In the Pontibacillus sp. HMF3514 genome, TTATGGCGTATGATGAGCATTGGGGCAGTTCTCAAGTTGCTGGTAGTGTAAGTAGTCTGCCATGGGTGAAGCGGAATCTTAATCAATTGCTACAAGTTGTACCCCATGATCGCCTCATATTAGGAGTGCCGTTATATACAAGACTGTGGAAAATTGAACAGGGAGAAAACGGTAAAAAGGTAAGTTCTGAATCATTTACTATGGAAGAAGCGGAAAAGTGGATGAAAGAACGAGACTTGGAATCTAAATATGATAGGAGTACTGGGCAAGATTATGTAGAATATCAAGTACCAGATAAATCAATCACCTATAAAATGTGGCTTGAAAATAAAACTTCTTTAGCAAAACGAGCACAACTCGTACATCAATTCCAATTAGCAGGAATAGCTACTTGGAGTAAATATTTCGCTGATGATGAGGCTTGGAAAACGCTTGATGAAGAGCTCTCTCACAGAAAAATTGTACAAAAATCCGAATAAGCACATTGAATAGGCAAGATGCTATGCATCTATGCCTATTTTTTATATCATAATAGTTAAGCTTCACTGATCAAATTGGTCGGAATTGAAGCTCAAGACATTCAAGGAGGTAAACCATGATAGAATTTCAGTCGGTAAGCAAGACGTTCCCCGACGGAACAGAAGCTGTTAAAGATCTAAATTTAACGGTAAATAAAGGGGAACTACTTACACTTATTGGACCTAGTGGTTGCGGGAAAACCACGTCTATGAAAATGATTAATCGCCTCATCGAACCTACATCAGGGAACATTATTATTAATGATAAAGATATACGAGAATATAAAATCGATGAACTTCGGTGGAATATCGGATATGTCCTTCAAGAGATTGCATTATTTCCCCACATGACGATTGAAGAAAACATCGCAATCGTTCCAGAGATGAAGAAGTGGAAAAAGAATAAACTTTCCAAACGTATTGAAGATCTTATGGATATGGTTGGCTTAGAACCTAATACATATAAAAAACGTAAGCCGAGCGAATTATCAGGAGGTCAGCAGCAACGTGTAGGTGTGATCAGAGCTTTAGCCGCAGACCCGGACATTATACTAATGGACGAGCCCTTTTCAGCGCTTGATCCTATAAGCCGCGAACAGCTGCAGCAAGATATTCAACAATTGCAACAAGAAATCCAAAAGACCATTGTCTTTGTAACCCACGATATTGATGAAGCACTTGCGTTAGGAGACCGTGTTTGCTTAATGAAAGATGGTCAGATTGAGCAATTATCTACTCCACAAGAACTTATTCTTAATCCTCAAACAGACTTTGTAAAAAGCTTCGTGGGTGAACGAAAATCTCCATGGCAAACAGCAGTTGATGTTATGGTAGACAGAAGTCAAGCACATGTTGTACAAGAGTCAGAAGTGAATACATTGAGTAGTGAGGACTCAACGCTTTATATGATTGTAGATAACAAGAATGGGTATAAAGGTGCTATTCAAAATGGAAAGAAATTAGATCTTAGAGCACTTCCAAATGCAATGCATCTAAGTAAAGCAACTGAAGAATTTGAAAATCAAGATGTCACCGTGCTTCCTGTTGTAAAAGAGAATGAGTTTATTGGAACGTTATCTTATAAAGACATTGTTCAGTATCTACAGAAACAAACCACGATGGAAAACGGGGTGATTCAACAATGAGTAAATTCATGTCCGTTTTCGAAAGTCGACAAGATGAATTAATGCAGTTAATTTGGGAGCATTTGCAGTTATCTTTAATTGCTCTTTTACTTGCTATTCTTATCGCGGTACCACTAGGGCTTGCCCTTACGCGTACCAAACGATTGGCAGAGCCCATCATTGGTGTAACGGCTGTATTACAGACCATACCAAGCTTAGCGATTTTAGCCTTTTTAATCCCTATACCAGCCATAGGTACAGGAACAGATAATGCTATTATTGCTCTTACTCTTTATGCATTACTTCCAATCCTTCGTAACACATATACAGGTATAAAAGAGGTAGATCCTGCTTTAAAAGAAGCGGCTGAAGGAATGGGAATGAGCTCTTTACGACGTTTATCTCGTATAGAGCTACCAATAGCAATGCCTGTGATCATAGCTGGTATTCGTACTTCTATGGTATTAATTGTGGGGACAGCTACAATAGCGGCATTAATCGGAGCAGGTGGATTAGGTAACTTAATTCTTTTAGGAATTAATCGAGGAGCAGAAGTGAACCTGATATTATTAGGTGCAATACCAGCTGCTTTATTAGCCATTTTCTTAGATGTGATTCTTCGAGGATATGAAAAAGTGGCGGAACGTGCAAAATCAGGATTTAAATCCTTGCTCATTTTTATCATTATTGCAGCACTTATTGTTGCAACACCATTTGTAATTGATACACAAGGAGCAGAAGAAGTACAAGAGACAGACCTTGTTATAGGAGCCAAGCTTGGTGCAGAACCTGAGATTTTAATCAATATGTACAAACTTCTTATTGAGGAAGAAACAGAGCTAAATGTTGAGTTGAAGCCTCGATTTGGTAAGACAGCATTTGTGTTCAATGCATTGAAAGTTGGAGATATTGATATTTATCCTGAATTTACGGGTACTGCTCTTGTAACCCTTTTAGAGCAACAAGCAAACAGTAATAAGAGAATTGATGTATATCAACAAGCGAAAGAAGGTATGCAGCAACAATTTAATATGGCTTTCCTTGAACCAATGCAATATAACAACACGTATGCAGTAGCTGTACAACAAGATTATGCAAAAGAAAATAATTTGAAATCCATTGGTGATCTGAAAAATATCGAAAATCAAGTTACAGCTGGATTTACACTTGAGTTTATTGATCGTGAGGACGGGTATAAAGGTATGCAAAAGCTCTATAATTTGGATTTAGCTAATGTGAAATCCATGGAACCTGGTGTACGTCAAAAAGCGATCACTAGTGGGGAGGTAGATGTCATTGATGCATATGCCACAGCCGGTTATATGATCGAATATAACTTGAATGTACTTGAAGATCCTAAAAATCTATTCCCTCCATATCAAGGCGCACCATTAATGCGTCAAGAAACATTAGATAAATATCCTGAAATAGAGAGCATTTTAAATCAACTTGGTGGCAAAATAACGAAAGAACAAATGCAGAAAATGAATCACAAAGTTGATTTCCAAAACAAAGACCCTGAAGATGTTGCGAGAAATTACTTACAGGGTGAGGGCTTGATTGACTAAAGGAGGATGCGTCATGGGAATCAAAAATCCAGGCAAACAAGAAATGAAGGAAATTTTATTAAATGCTAAAACTATTGCCGTTGTGGGATTATCCGACAATCCGTCACGTACATCCTATCAAGTATCAAAATCGATGCAGGAAGCGGGCTATAACATCATTCCTGTAAATCCGACTATTGAAGAATCACTTGGTGTGAAGGCAGTAGATTCACTTGATCAAATAGAAGAGCCGATTGACATTGTAAACGTATTCCGTCGCTCTGAATATTTACCTGAGATTGCAAAAGAAGCATTTGAAGTGGATCCAAAAGCATTCTGGGCACAGCTAGGTGTTGAGCATGAGGATGCTTACGAATATTTAACGCAACGTGGTGTGACAACGATTATGGATACATGTATCAAAGTTGTCCATTCTGCTACGTTAGGCGTATAAAACAATTGTTAAAGAAATCCCTGTCAAGGCAGGGATTTTTTTATTTGATGTATAAGTTATAATAGGATATCGATGCGTGAATAACTGTGGGGAAAACACCTAAATGTTATTCTTTGCAAATAGGCCTTTCATAAGCTGCTTTCAACTTACCTATTTGCTAAAGAAGAAAAAAAAGGCTAAAATAAGATACAGGCTCAAGGGAGGAGCCCTTATTTACAAAAACGAACATTCGTTCTAATATTGTAAAAAGGGCATTGAAAGGAGTACAAATAGATTGGTTACGAATTCGACACAATACAATGATGATTCAATTCAAGTTTTAGAGGGGTTAGAAGCTGTACGTAAACGACCTGGTATGTACATTGGTAGTACAGACCATCGTGGCTTGCATCACCTCGTTTATGAAATTGTAGATAACGCAGTAGACGAAGCGTTAGCTGGTTTTGGCGAGCGTATTACGGTAACAATACATAAAGATCACAGTATTTCTGTGCGTGATGAAGGACGTGGTATGCCTACAGGGATGCATAGTTTAGGGAAACCCACCCCTGAAGTCATACTAACCGTGCTTCACGCTGGAGGTAAGTTTGGACAAGGTGGATATAAAACATCTGGAGGTCTGCATGGTGTAGGTGCTTCCGTTGTGAACGCTCTATCAGAATGGTTAGAGGTAACCATCTACCGCGATGGGCAAACTTATTATCAACGTTTTGAAAATGGTGGTAAGGCGGTAACTTCGTTAGAACGAAAAGGAAATACGAGAAAAAGTGGAACATTAATTCAATTCAAACCAGATCCAGAAATGTTCTCAACAACGACTTATCATTTCGAAACCTTATCTGAACGTCTACGTGAAGCGGCTTTCTTATTAAAGGGACTCGAGATCGTATTAGTTGATAAGCGTCATGACATGGAAGAAAGCTATAAATATCCAGATGGTTTAGAATCATTTGTTTCCTACCTGAACGAAGAAAAAGATACCCTTCATCCTGTAGTTGCTTTTGAAGGAGAAACTGAAAACATTGAAGTAGACTTTGCTTTTCAATTTAACGATGGATACGCTGAAAACATGCTTTCGTTCGTAAACAACGTACGAACAAAAGATGGAGGCACACACGAATCTGGTGCTAAAACCGCTATTACGAGAAGCTTTAATGACCATGCGCGTAAAACAGGTCTTCTAAAAGAAAAAGATAAAAACCTTGATGGAAATGATATTCGAGAAGGGTTCACGGCTGTTGTGTCCGTGCGAATTCCTGAGGAAAAGCTCCAGTTTGAAGGTCAAACGAAAAGTAAACTAGGTACATCTGAAGCTCGTTCGGCAGTAGATTCAATTGTTTCTGAAAAACTTTCTTATTTCTTAGAAGAGAACCCTGATTCAGCTACGATGCTGATTAAAAAAGCGATTAAAGCAAAAGAAGCACGTGAAGCAGCAAGAAAAGCACGTGAAGATGCACGCTCAGGCAAGAAAAAGAAACGAAAAGAAACCATGCTAAGCGGAAAGTTAACACCTGCACAATCCAAGAACCCGCAAAAGAATGAATTGTATCTTGTTGAGGGTGACTCAGCTGGAGGATCAGCTAAACAGGGAAGAGATCGTCGTTTCCAAGCTGTATTACCGCTCCGAGGTAAAGTTATCAATACTGAAAAAGCAAAGCTTCAAGATATCTTGAAAAATGAGGAGATATCAACAATCATTCATACAATTGGAGCTGGAGTTGGTGCAGACTTCAATTTAGAAGATGTACAGTATGATAAGATCATCATTATGACAGATGCGGATACGGATGGAGCTCACATTCAAGTTCTTTTATTAACGTTCTTTTATCGATATATGCAAGAACTAATAAAAGAAGGAAAAGTCTATATCGCTTTACCACCGCTTTATAAAGTTTCAAAAGGTAAAGGCAAAAAAGAACAAATCAAATATGCATGGGAAGAAGATGAGCTTCAGGAAATTCTTAAGGAGTTTAAGAATGGCTATACCATTCAACGTTACAAAGGTTTAGGCGAGATGAATGCCGAACAACTTTGGAAAACCACTATGAGCCCAGAAACGCGTACATTGATTCGAGTGACAGTTGATGATATGGCGCAAGCAGAGCGAAGAGTAACAACCCTTATGGGTGGAAAAGTTGAGCCACGACGTAAGTGGATTGAATCCCATGTTGCCTTTGGACTTGAGGAACAAACAAATATACTAGAGAACGACAAGCTACAATCGTAAGAGGGGGATATACTTTTGGCTGAAACAGAAAAATATATGGATCTGCCTTTAGAAGAAGTATTAGGCGATCGTTTTGGACGTTATAGTAAATATATTATTCAAGACCGTGCTCTTCCTGATGTAAGAGACGGTCTTAAACCTGTACAACGCAGAATTCTTTATGCAATGGATCAGGAACGAAATACACATGATAAACCTTACCGTAAATCTGCTAAAACTGTTGGTACGGTGATTGGTAACTATCACCCCCACGGTGATACATCCGTATATGATGCCATGGTCCGTCTAAGTCAGGATTGGAAGGTACGTAATGGTTTAGTAGAAATGCACGGAAACAATGGTAGTGTCGATGGAGATCCCCCGGCTGCCATGCGTTATACTGAAGCAAGACTTTCGAGTATTTCATCACAACTACTTCGAGATATTGATAAAGAGACCGTAGATTTTATTCCAAACTTTGATGATACGATCCAAGAACCTGTAGTACTTCCCGCAAAGTTTCCAAACCTTTTAGTAAATGGCTCTACGGGTATTTCAGCAGGTTATGCGACTGAGATTCCACCTCATAACCTTGAGGAAGTCATTGATGCTGTTATCATGAAAATTGATAAACCTAATGTAACGGTTGATGACTTAATGACAGCGATAAAGGGACCTGATTTTCCAACAGGCGGTATTATCCAAGGTGTTGAAGGAATTAAGCAAGCTTATGAAACAGGTAAAGGTAAAATATTCGTTC is a window encoding:
- a CDS encoding ABC transporter ATP-binding protein, with product MIEFQSVSKTFPDGTEAVKDLNLTVNKGELLTLIGPSGCGKTTSMKMINRLIEPTSGNIIINDKDIREYKIDELRWNIGYVLQEIALFPHMTIEENIAIVPEMKKWKKNKLSKRIEDLMDMVGLEPNTYKKRKPSELSGGQQQRVGVIRALAADPDIILMDEPFSALDPISREQLQQDIQQLQQEIQKTIVFVTHDIDEALALGDRVCLMKDGQIEQLSTPQELILNPQTDFVKSFVGERKSPWQTAVDVMVDRSQAHVVQESEVNTLSSEDSTLYMIVDNKNGYKGAIQNGKKLDLRALPNAMHLSKATEEFENQDVTVLPVVKENEFIGTLSYKDIVQYLQKQTTMENGVIQQ
- a CDS encoding ABC transporter permease/substrate-binding protein: MSKFMSVFESRQDELMQLIWEHLQLSLIALLLAILIAVPLGLALTRTKRLAEPIIGVTAVLQTIPSLAILAFLIPIPAIGTGTDNAIIALTLYALLPILRNTYTGIKEVDPALKEAAEGMGMSSLRRLSRIELPIAMPVIIAGIRTSMVLIVGTATIAALIGAGGLGNLILLGINRGAEVNLILLGAIPAALLAIFLDVILRGYEKVAERAKSGFKSLLIFIIIAALIVATPFVIDTQGAEEVQETDLVIGAKLGAEPEILINMYKLLIEEETELNVELKPRFGKTAFVFNALKVGDIDIYPEFTGTALVTLLEQQANSNKRIDVYQQAKEGMQQQFNMAFLEPMQYNNTYAVAVQQDYAKENNLKSIGDLKNIENQVTAGFTLEFIDREDGYKGMQKLYNLDLANVKSMEPGVRQKAITSGEVDVIDAYATAGYMIEYNLNVLEDPKNLFPPYQGAPLMRQETLDKYPEIESILNQLGGKITKEQMQKMNHKVDFQNKDPEDVARNYLQGEGLID
- a CDS encoding CoA-binding protein yields the protein MGIKNPGKQEMKEILLNAKTIAVVGLSDNPSRTSYQVSKSMQEAGYNIIPVNPTIEESLGVKAVDSLDQIEEPIDIVNVFRRSEYLPEIAKEAFEVDPKAFWAQLGVEHEDAYEYLTQRGVTTIMDTCIKVVHSATLGV
- the parE gene encoding DNA topoisomerase IV subunit B, with protein sequence MVTNSTQYNDDSIQVLEGLEAVRKRPGMYIGSTDHRGLHHLVYEIVDNAVDEALAGFGERITVTIHKDHSISVRDEGRGMPTGMHSLGKPTPEVILTVLHAGGKFGQGGYKTSGGLHGVGASVVNALSEWLEVTIYRDGQTYYQRFENGGKAVTSLERKGNTRKSGTLIQFKPDPEMFSTTTYHFETLSERLREAAFLLKGLEIVLVDKRHDMEESYKYPDGLESFVSYLNEEKDTLHPVVAFEGETENIEVDFAFQFNDGYAENMLSFVNNVRTKDGGTHESGAKTAITRSFNDHARKTGLLKEKDKNLDGNDIREGFTAVVSVRIPEEKLQFEGQTKSKLGTSEARSAVDSIVSEKLSYFLEENPDSATMLIKKAIKAKEAREAARKAREDARSGKKKKRKETMLSGKLTPAQSKNPQKNELYLVEGDSAGGSAKQGRDRRFQAVLPLRGKVINTEKAKLQDILKNEEISTIIHTIGAGVGADFNLEDVQYDKIIIMTDADTDGAHIQVLLLTFFYRYMQELIKEGKVYIALPPLYKVSKGKGKKEQIKYAWEEDELQEILKEFKNGYTIQRYKGLGEMNAEQLWKTTMSPETRTLIRVTVDDMAQAERRVTTLMGGKVEPRRKWIESHVAFGLEEQTNILENDKLQS